The proteins below come from a single Gordonia sp. X0973 genomic window:
- a CDS encoding deaminase produces MHRPDWKDYFLGIAEAVAARSDCERSRVGAVLVDQDNRILSTGYNGAPAGKPGCESCPRRLSGCEPGADYHHPETRCNALHAEMNCLLYSRGRSDTRGATLYLTREPCDMCQLVIQAAGVRIVYWGDARRWDCWYPLGP; encoded by the coding sequence ATGCACAGACCCGATTGGAAGGACTACTTCCTCGGGATCGCCGAAGCGGTAGCCGCCCGCTCCGACTGCGAGCGATCGCGGGTCGGTGCGGTCCTCGTCGATCAAGACAACCGCATCCTAAGTACCGGCTACAACGGCGCACCCGCGGGTAAGCCGGGGTGCGAGTCGTGTCCCCGCAGGCTCAGCGGTTGCGAGCCCGGAGCCGACTACCACCACCCGGAGACGCGGTGCAACGCGCTCCACGCGGAGATGAACTGCCTTCTCTACTCGAGAGGCCGCTCCGACACACGCGGAGCGACGCTCTACCTCACCCGCGAGCCGTGCGATATGTGCCAGCTCGTCATCCAAGCTGCCGGCGTTCGGATCGTCTACTGGGGCGACGCTCGCCGGTGGGATTGCTGGTATCCGCTTGGTCCCTGA
- a CDS encoding DNA polymerase: MKTTMTSVAGESVDIHVVERPEDLGAFFDWIEQKSVLGADTETTGLDIFSDDFRVRTVQFGNATTGWVLPVEKGWEFTKAACEVLTSGRHFIFHNAMYDLQVIDRCFSIPLEETFGKVVDTRILAHLIDPRGQEEGGIGHSLEALTRALIDPAVADEVKVLVKLLAKEMKTTQSQVWSVVDIDNPDYLLYAGMDPILAYRLREKLEPLVPASARGLVAYEHRLAEVCAVMERNGFLVDTTYSRKLSNRLRREEDAAGDRLFETFGVESPNSTEQVADALEELGVKVRGRTPTGRRKVDKKLLDDLSELDAPEGELARLVIEAKRTRKWRTTWVDGFLAGMDTNNRVHPSINPLRARTARMSITGIPAQTLPSSDWMIRRCFIPDPGESLVSVDYKAQELRVLAALSGDTVMRRAFQHDADLHQITADAAGVDRKVGKMANFLQVYGGGPAKLAEGAGISFPDAKRVIDAFRSTYPGVAQFARAAEEEARQLGYVTTPTGRVLPVDESRIYASTNYLVQSTSRDVTCAGLLRLYDDGFGPYLRLPIHDEVLASVPADQAERGAKMIREALRMDFRGVDIDTDAEILGDSWGAGYVPDSEREAYETTFIPF, translated from the coding sequence ATGAAGACGACGATGACTAGCGTCGCCGGCGAGTCGGTGGACATCCACGTCGTCGAGCGTCCGGAGGATCTCGGAGCGTTCTTCGATTGGATCGAACAGAAGTCGGTACTCGGTGCTGACACCGAGACGACCGGCCTCGACATCTTCTCCGACGACTTCCGGGTTCGGACGGTCCAGTTCGGGAACGCTACGACCGGGTGGGTTCTCCCGGTTGAGAAGGGCTGGGAGTTCACCAAGGCCGCTTGCGAGGTGTTGACGTCGGGACGTCATTTCATCTTCCACAACGCGATGTACGACTTGCAGGTCATCGACCGCTGCTTCAGCATCCCGCTGGAGGAGACCTTCGGGAAGGTCGTCGACACCCGCATCCTCGCCCACCTCATCGACCCCCGTGGTCAAGAGGAAGGTGGGATCGGCCACTCGCTGGAGGCGCTCACCCGAGCACTGATCGACCCCGCGGTAGCCGACGAGGTGAAGGTGTTGGTCAAGCTCCTCGCGAAGGAGATGAAGACGACGCAGTCGCAGGTGTGGTCGGTCGTCGACATCGACAACCCCGACTACCTGCTCTACGCCGGGATGGACCCGATCCTCGCGTACCGGCTGCGGGAGAAGCTCGAGCCGCTCGTTCCGGCGTCTGCCCGCGGGCTGGTCGCGTACGAGCACCGGCTGGCCGAGGTGTGCGCGGTGATGGAGCGAAACGGCTTCCTCGTCGACACCACCTACTCGCGGAAGCTGTCGAACCGACTTCGGCGCGAGGAGGACGCCGCAGGCGATCGGCTGTTCGAGACGTTCGGCGTTGAGTCGCCGAACTCCACCGAGCAGGTAGCCGACGCTCTCGAAGAGCTAGGTGTGAAGGTGCGAGGTCGTACTCCGACCGGACGGCGGAAGGTCGACAAAAAGCTGCTCGACGACCTCTCCGAGCTGGACGCACCGGAAGGGGAGCTGGCGCGTCTCGTCATCGAGGCGAAGCGAACTCGGAAGTGGAGGACGACGTGGGTAGATGGGTTCTTGGCGGGGATGGACACAAACAACCGAGTCCACCCTTCGATCAACCCGCTTCGTGCCCGCACTGCTCGGATGTCGATCACCGGGATTCCGGCGCAGACGCTCCCATCTTCCGACTGGATGATTCGGAGATGCTTCATACCCGATCCTGGGGAATCGCTGGTGTCGGTCGACTACAAAGCACAGGAACTCCGTGTTCTTGCGGCGCTGAGCGGCGACACCGTGATGCGCCGAGCGTTCCAGCACGACGCGGATCTCCACCAGATCACCGCTGACGCCGCGGGTGTTGACCGCAAAGTCGGGAAGATGGCTAACTTCCTTCAGGTGTACGGCGGAGGGCCGGCGAAGCTGGCGGAGGGTGCGGGGATCTCGTTCCCCGACGCGAAGCGGGTCATCGACGCGTTCCGCTCGACATACCCCGGTGTAGCGCAGTTCGCTCGAGCCGCAGAAGAAGAGGCTCGCCAGCTTGGGTATGTCACCACCCCCACCGGGCGGGTGCTGCCGGTCGACGAAAGCCGGATCTACGCATCGACGAACTACCTCGTTCAGTCGACGTCGCGAGACGTCACCTGCGCCGGACTGCTTCGGCTGTACGACGACGGGTTCGGCCCGTACCTGCGGCTGCCGATCCACGACGAGGTGCTCGCTTCGGTGCCGGCGGATCAAGCGGAGCGTGGGGCGAAGATGATCCGCGAAGCGCTGCGGATGGACTTCCGCGGCGTCGACATCGACACCGACGCCGAGATCCTCGGGGACTCGTGGGGGGCTGGGTACGTACCCGACTCCGAGCGGGAAGCCTACGAGACCACCTTCATTCCCTTTTGA
- a CDS encoding recombinase family protein, with product MLRCLVGARVSVLTGPQKVSQLAQIETGARWVAQNDGEIVATFEDLGVSASVPPPDRPDLGPWLRDPEKINEYDAIVFSKMDRAFRSTQHCVDLARWAEENRKMLVFAEDGLKLDYREDRPETVDSMLAELFVYLGSFFAQLELNRFRTRALDSHRQIRQTTRWASGKPPFGYRICEHPSGKGKGLEHDPEQQEILHQMGADLIAGSSFTSLAVKYGWKTTTNVVEALTLPKTQGWKTTKKGREIVVDSEGEPIRLAPPTFDSDTWMQIQEAAARRRITRRRSATSNPMLGVGFCGRCGAGLAQQFHRYTLADGTPREKRYYRCARTPHNCPGTISADTLDALLEEQFLDEFGDEDVSVREWQPGSDTAEELQRVEDQIRRLRSEQDAGLVVSDDDHLEYIARMKRLVDRRGLLQESEPRKAGWVHRSTGETFRSVWLKLPEQNGAADAVGDRRRMLEESGVRLELMSTNPLEWRLRIEREA from the coding sequence ATGCTTAGATGCCTGGTAGGAGCACGTGTCTCGGTCCTCACCGGACCGCAGAAGGTGTCGCAGCTCGCGCAGATCGAAACCGGCGCGAGGTGGGTAGCGCAGAACGACGGCGAGATCGTAGCCACCTTCGAGGATCTCGGTGTGTCGGCGTCGGTCCCTCCGCCGGACCGCCCAGACCTCGGGCCGTGGCTACGAGATCCCGAGAAGATCAACGAGTACGACGCGATCGTCTTCTCGAAGATGGACCGCGCCTTCCGCTCTACCCAGCACTGCGTCGACCTCGCTCGGTGGGCTGAGGAGAACCGCAAAATGCTGGTGTTCGCCGAAGACGGGCTGAAGCTCGACTACCGCGAGGACCGCCCCGAAACCGTCGACTCGATGCTCGCCGAGTTGTTCGTCTACCTCGGCTCGTTCTTCGCGCAGCTCGAACTCAACCGCTTCCGAACGAGGGCTCTCGACTCCCACCGCCAGATCCGGCAGACGACGCGGTGGGCGTCGGGTAAGCCGCCGTTCGGGTATCGGATCTGCGAGCACCCGTCGGGGAAGGGGAAGGGCCTCGAGCACGATCCCGAGCAGCAGGAGATCCTCCACCAGATGGGAGCCGACCTCATCGCCGGCTCGTCGTTCACCTCGCTCGCGGTGAAGTACGGCTGGAAGACGACTACGAACGTCGTCGAAGCGCTCACCCTCCCGAAGACGCAGGGGTGGAAGACGACGAAGAAAGGTCGGGAGATCGTCGTCGACTCCGAAGGCGAGCCGATCCGCCTCGCTCCCCCGACGTTCGACTCCGACACGTGGATGCAGATCCAAGAGGCGGCAGCTCGCCGCCGGATCACCCGCCGGCGGAGCGCGACGTCGAACCCGATGCTCGGTGTCGGATTCTGCGGACGATGCGGAGCCGGGTTGGCTCAGCAGTTCCACCGCTACACCCTCGCCGACGGCACGCCGCGGGAGAAGCGGTACTACCGCTGCGCGAGGACTCCCCACAACTGCCCCGGAACGATTTCGGCCGACACCCTCGACGCGTTGCTCGAGGAGCAGTTCCTCGACGAGTTCGGCGACGAAGACGTATCCGTCCGCGAGTGGCAGCCGGGGTCGGATACCGCCGAAGAGCTTCAGCGGGTGGAGGACCAGATCCGCCGACTCCGCTCCGAGCAGGATGCCGGGCTGGTTGTATCCGACGACGACCACCTCGAGTACATCGCCCGCATGAAGCGGCTCGTCGACCGACGGGGTCTGCTGCAAGAATCTGAGCCCCGAAAAGCGGGGTGGGTACACCGGAGTACCGGAGAGACGTTTCGGTCCGTCTGGCTGAAACTACCGGAGCAAAACGGGGCGGCTGACGCGGTAGGCGATCGACGTCGAATGCTTGAGGAGTCAGGCGTAAGGCTGGAATTGATGTCAACCAACCCCCTCGAGTGGCGGTTACGCATCGAACGAGAAGCGTAG
- a CDS encoding AAA family ATPase, which translates to MVVSVRQSRNVRGHAGEPLPTVWESFDRIGARFLRGQLAMIAAAPGVGKSALALSYALQAGVRTMYFSADSDATEQIGRASSILTGAPLADTKAEFIAGEIRDEVQRAPIYWSFNAQPTLDDIDEEIDALYEAYLWEPEVVVIDNLTNVLSGFAGNEEDPFGGLEALLDHLNGLARRTGACVIATHHVTGPHNDGVTAIPLSGLKGQVGRVPQMVLTVHKRQAVGEFSPDMLVVSLVKNRGSKSDPTGRMTAELELDGDRMQLKDLV; encoded by the coding sequence GTGGTGGTTAGCGTCCGGCAGAGTCGGAACGTCCGCGGCCACGCAGGCGAACCGCTGCCGACGGTGTGGGAGTCCTTCGACCGAATCGGTGCTCGGTTCCTCCGCGGTCAGCTCGCTATGATCGCCGCTGCTCCTGGCGTTGGGAAGTCCGCGCTCGCGCTGTCGTACGCGCTGCAAGCTGGAGTACGGACGATGTACTTCTCCGCCGACTCCGACGCGACCGAGCAGATCGGTCGGGCGTCGTCGATCCTGACGGGTGCTCCGCTCGCTGATACGAAGGCGGAGTTCATCGCTGGCGAGATCCGCGACGAGGTGCAGCGGGCTCCGATCTACTGGAGTTTCAACGCTCAGCCGACGCTCGACGACATCGACGAAGAGATCGACGCGCTCTACGAGGCGTATTTGTGGGAGCCGGAGGTAGTCGTCATCGACAACCTGACGAACGTGCTCAGCGGCTTCGCCGGCAACGAGGAAGATCCGTTCGGCGGGCTGGAGGCGTTGCTCGACCACCTCAACGGTCTCGCTCGACGGACCGGCGCGTGCGTCATCGCGACCCACCACGTAACCGGACCCCACAACGACGGCGTGACGGCGATCCCGCTTAGCGGTCTGAAGGGGCAGGTCGGTCGAGTTCCGCAGATGGTGTTGACGGTCCACAAACGGCAGGCGGTAGGGGAGTTCTCGCCGGACATGCTGGTGGTGTCTCTCGTGAAGAACCGCGGATCGAAGTCGGACCCGACGGGTAGGATGACAGCCGAACTAGAACTCGACGGAGACCGAATGCAGCTGAAGGATCTCGTATGA
- a CDS encoding toprim domain-containing protein, which translates to MPGSPAEEYLRTRGLLVDGIERYALGYVDEPLPEHSHLRGTLAIPYLRPGDCCSIRFRCLEDHDHQGHGKYNTVAGDRPWLYNTAALGGDVVGIAEGELDAIAGSRVIPTVGVPGVTSWRPSWDRLFEGYQRIVVFADGDEPGWKFGRSLAGKLDNVSLVKFSDGDDVASFVQREGVEALEEMVG; encoded by the coding sequence ATGCCGGGAAGTCCCGCCGAGGAGTATCTGCGAACCCGCGGGCTGCTGGTCGACGGGATCGAGCGGTACGCGCTCGGGTACGTGGATGAACCGCTTCCTGAGCATAGCCATCTTCGGGGCACCCTTGCCATCCCCTACCTGCGGCCTGGTGACTGCTGTTCGATCCGGTTTAGGTGCCTCGAAGACCACGACCACCAAGGACACGGGAAGTACAACACCGTCGCCGGCGATCGACCGTGGCTGTACAACACCGCCGCGCTCGGGGGAGACGTCGTCGGGATCGCCGAAGGGGAGCTGGACGCTATCGCCGGATCTCGGGTCATTCCGACGGTCGGTGTTCCAGGAGTCACTTCGTGGAGGCCCTCGTGGGATCGGCTGTTCGAGGGGTATCAGCGGATCGTCGTCTTCGCCGACGGAGACGAGCCCGGATGGAAGTTCGGACGCTCGTTGGCTGGAAAACTTGACAACGTCAGCTTAGTGAAATTCAGCGACGGCGACGACGTCGCGTCGTTTGTGCAACGAGAGGGCGTAGAGGCCCTAGAGGAGATGGTCGGTTGA
- a CDS encoding DNA cytosine methyltransferase, translating into MKIGSLCTGSGMLDHAVMQRYPGSKLRWYSEIEKHPSTLLSLRYPGVPNLGDLKKIRWEDLPPIEILTAGYPCQPFSTAGLRKGTDDPRHLWPYIREAIRVLRPRVCLFENVAGHRSKGFDSVLRDCAEDGHDVRWTSVRASDVGAAHRRERLYFAVVPAADESHL; encoded by the coding sequence ATGAAGATCGGAAGTCTCTGCACCGGGTCGGGGATGCTCGACCACGCGGTGATGCAGCGGTACCCCGGCTCCAAACTCCGGTGGTACTCCGAGATCGAAAAGCACCCGTCCACCCTGCTCTCACTCCGATACCCCGGCGTACCCAACCTCGGGGATCTGAAGAAGATCCGGTGGGAGGATTTGCCCCCCATCGAAATCCTCACCGCCGGCTACCCGTGCCAGCCGTTCTCCACCGCCGGACTCCGGAAAGGAACCGATGACCCCCGCCACCTCTGGCCCTACATCCGCGAAGCAATTCGCGTACTACGACCCCGAGTCTGCCTGTTTGAAAACGTGGCCGGACACCGAAGCAAAGGCTTCGACTCAGTTCTCCGGGACTGTGCCGAAGACGGGCATGATGTGCGCTGGACGTCTGTACGAGCTTCCGACGTCGGAGCGGCTCATCGCCGCGAGAGACTCTACTTCGCCGTTGTTCCTGCTGCCGACGAGTCGCACCTCTGA
- a CDS encoding endonuclease VII domain-containing protein — MERYGLSVDEYDAIYEAQGGLCYICRRANGKVRKLAVDHDHQTGYVRGLLCKSCNRGVLGHARDDVEFFERAISYLQQPPAFGVIGKRVAPVHLKEAA; from the coding sequence ATGGAGCGGTACGGGCTCTCGGTCGACGAGTACGACGCGATCTACGAAGCGCAAGGCGGGCTCTGCTACATCTGCCGACGCGCTAACGGGAAAGTCCGGAAGTTGGCGGTCGACCACGACCACCAAACCGGATACGTCCGCGGCCTGCTGTGTAAGTCGTGTAACCGCGGGGTGCTTGGACACGCTCGAGACGACGTCGAGTTCTTCGAGCGAGCAATCAGCTATCTACAACAACCGCCGGCATTCGGCGTAATCGGGAAGCGCGTAGCTCCCGTCCATCTGAAGGAGGCAGCGTGA
- a CDS encoding metallophosphoesterase: protein MPSRSSTPGVKTVVIIPDVQLPFHDRRATQRVIDFIGASQPDEVVQIGDLLDLPQPSRWTKGTRGEFEGSVQKDAEQTKRQFLDPLRKVYDGPVGAHEGNHDERARVYLEKYAPALAESNAFDMDVLLDFDGFGVELLPEFYDIAPGWLSTHGHRGGIRLSQISGSTALNAAKKFGKSVVCGHTHRLGLSHFSSGYAGRSVVDVSGMEVGNLMDMKKAQYLKGGSANWKQGFGMLHIDGNVVKPEIIPITKGAFIAGGETWRI, encoded by the coding sequence GTGCCGAGCCGATCGTCGACCCCCGGCGTTAAGACGGTCGTCATCATCCCCGACGTCCAGCTGCCGTTCCACGATCGGCGTGCGACTCAGCGGGTGATCGACTTCATCGGTGCCTCGCAGCCCGACGAGGTTGTCCAGATCGGAGACCTGCTGGATCTCCCTCAGCCGTCGCGGTGGACGAAAGGAACACGCGGCGAGTTCGAGGGGTCGGTGCAGAAGGACGCGGAGCAAACGAAGCGTCAGTTTCTTGATCCTCTCCGGAAGGTCTACGACGGTCCGGTCGGGGCGCACGAAGGCAACCACGACGAGCGTGCTCGGGTCTACCTCGAGAAGTACGCACCCGCGCTCGCGGAGTCGAACGCGTTCGATATGGACGTACTGCTCGACTTCGACGGGTTCGGCGTGGAACTCCTCCCGGAGTTCTACGACATCGCTCCGGGGTGGCTGTCGACGCACGGCCACCGCGGCGGTATCCGGCTCTCGCAGATCTCGGGTTCCACCGCGCTGAACGCCGCGAAGAAGTTCGGGAAGTCAGTCGTCTGCGGGCATACCCACCGACTCGGGCTCTCGCACTTCTCGTCGGGGTACGCCGGCCGATCGGTGGTTGACGTCTCCGGGATGGAGGTCGGGAACCTGATGGACATGAAGAAGGCGCAGTACCTCAAAGGCGGGTCGGCCAACTGGAAGCAGGGATTCGGAATGCTCCACATCGACGGGAACGTCGTGAAGCCGGAGATCATCCCGATCACGAAGGGAGCCTTCATCGCCGGGGGCGAGACGTGGCGAATCTAA
- the nrdJ gene encoding ribonucleoside-triphosphate reductase, adenosylcobalamin-dependent, translating to MHFSETGRTVYERTYSRPKPDGSKETWPETVERVVDGNIALVEDARLIPGERDELIRMMTDFQIIPAGRHLWASGVKGATHLFNCWVSGWLDDDPAKHFEFTFMRLMEGGGVGANYSRIPDYSNFQQFLSVHVVCDPGHPDYDAMVDAGLLSEEYSSDWDGAFEVEDSREGWAAAVVDLISTYYREDVKNSNRVYDVSNVRAAGSRLKTFGGTASGPAPLAKALRSIAGTMNTHDWLTGLAAMEIDHALAECVVSGGVRRSARMSIMRWDDPDIIDFIKCKQSGISHWSTNISVEVDAEFWERVRGPALDAGLRSALAREVFQLIAEGMRLNGEPGFWDSSLSNVGEPNVVHATNPCAEIVLEDWEPCNLGHVNLAAFVDPKTGTVAWSELLRAHTLMTRFLIRATFAPVTDPLSREVLDRNRRIGVGHLGVASYLAMIGQRYSDAPNTSFDWELRSLAKYVDEAAVDYSHQLRIPVPVKKRTVAPTGTIAKMPGVSEGVHPIFSKYFLRRIRFSTVDPDQVAQVEDYRRRGFRVVDDIYADNTAVVEIPTKDSLVEAVENIGLDSSDVVEGADELTLDQMLSFQEMYQRGWADNAVSYTANFNPSQYSSSEIRRSLLDRGGLLKGATVFPEASMELSPYERLTREEYEAYATSEVADGVDEECGTGGCPIR from the coding sequence ATGCATTTTTCTGAGACCGGGAGAACGGTCTACGAACGGACGTACTCGCGTCCGAAGCCTGACGGCTCGAAGGAGACGTGGCCGGAGACGGTCGAGCGGGTGGTCGACGGGAACATCGCTCTCGTCGAGGACGCCCGCCTCATCCCCGGCGAGCGCGACGAGCTGATCCGGATGATGACCGACTTCCAGATCATCCCCGCGGGCCGGCATTTGTGGGCGTCGGGCGTGAAGGGAGCAACCCACCTCTTCAACTGCTGGGTGAGCGGGTGGCTCGACGATGACCCCGCTAAGCATTTCGAGTTCACGTTTATGCGGCTGATGGAAGGCGGCGGAGTCGGAGCGAACTACTCGCGCATCCCCGACTACAGCAACTTCCAGCAGTTCCTCAGCGTCCACGTCGTTTGCGACCCCGGACATCCGGACTACGACGCGATGGTCGACGCGGGTCTCCTCTCGGAGGAGTACTCGTCGGACTGGGACGGCGCGTTCGAAGTCGAGGACAGCCGAGAAGGGTGGGCGGCTGCGGTCGTCGATCTGATCTCGACGTACTACCGCGAGGACGTCAAGAACTCGAACCGCGTCTACGACGTCTCGAACGTCCGCGCAGCCGGCTCTCGGCTCAAAACGTTTGGGGGGACGGCATCTGGCCCGGCTCCGCTCGCGAAGGCGCTGCGGTCGATCGCTGGCACGATGAACACACACGATTGGTTGACCGGCCTCGCCGCGATGGAGATCGACCACGCTCTCGCTGAGTGCGTCGTCTCCGGCGGTGTTCGGCGGTCGGCGCGGATGTCGATTATGCGGTGGGACGACCCAGACATCATCGATTTCATCAAGTGCAAGCAGTCGGGGATCTCGCATTGGTCGACGAACATCTCGGTGGAGGTCGACGCGGAGTTCTGGGAGCGAGTCCGCGGTCCGGCTCTCGACGCCGGCCTGCGGTCAGCCCTCGCTCGCGAAGTTTTCCAACTCATCGCCGAGGGTATGCGGCTGAACGGCGAGCCTGGCTTTTGGGACTCGTCGCTGTCGAATGTCGGCGAGCCAAATGTTGTACATGCAACTAACCCCTGCGCAGAAATTGTGCTTGAGGACTGGGAGCCGTGCAACCTCGGTCACGTCAACCTCGCTGCGTTCGTCGATCCGAAGACGGGGACGGTCGCGTGGTCCGAGTTGCTTCGAGCACACACGCTGATGACGCGGTTTTTGATCCGAGCGACGTTCGCGCCGGTTACCGACCCGCTCTCGCGGGAGGTGCTCGACCGCAACCGCCGGATCGGCGTCGGACACCTCGGTGTTGCGTCGTACCTCGCGATGATCGGCCAGCGGTACTCCGATGCGCCGAACACCTCGTTCGATTGGGAGCTTAGGTCGCTAGCGAAGTACGTCGATGAAGCGGCGGTGGATTACAGCCACCAGCTGCGCATCCCGGTGCCCGTCAAGAAGCGGACGGTAGCGCCGACCGGGACGATCGCGAAGATGCCGGGAGTCTCCGAGGGGGTCCACCCGATCTTCTCGAAGTACTTCCTTCGGCGGATTCGGTTCTCGACGGTCGACCCGGATCAGGTCGCGCAGGTCGAGGACTACCGCCGGCGAGGCTTCCGGGTGGTCGACGACATCTACGCGGACAACACCGCGGTCGTCGAGATCCCGACGAAGGACTCCCTCGTCGAAGCGGTGGAGAACATCGGCTTGGATTCCTCCGACGTCGTCGAGGGTGCCGACGAGCTGACGCTCGATCAGATGCTCTCCTTCCAAGAGATGTATCAGCGCGGGTGGGCTGACAACGCGGTCTCATACACCGCGAACTTCAACCCGTCGCAGTACTCGTCGTCGGAGATCCGCCGTTCGCTTCTCGACCGCGGAGGGCTGCTGAAGGGCGCGACCGTCTTCCCGGAAGCGTCGATGGAGTTGTCGCCGTACGAGCGGCTCACCCGCGAGGAGTACGAGGCGTACGCGACGTCGGAAGTCGCTGACGGCGTAGACGAGGAGTGCGGTACCGGAGGATGTCCGATCCGATGA
- a CDS encoding glutaredoxin family protein, with protein MTEAIIYTRDSCQPCRMTKKKFEELEIPYEEFRLEDLSDEELRVLTDSYGAKEAPVVMTAYDMWTGYRPDRIEGILN; from the coding sequence TTGACCGAGGCAATCATCTACACGCGGGACAGCTGTCAACCGTGCCGGATGACGAAAAAGAAGTTCGAAGAGCTGGAGATCCCGTACGAGGAGTTCCGACTCGAAGACCTCTCAGACGAAGAACTGCGAGTCCTCACCGATTCATACGGAGCTAAAGAGGCTCCGGTCGTGATGACCGCGTACGACATGTGGACGGGTTATAGGCCCGACCGAATCGAAGGGATTCTCAATTGA
- a CDS encoding DUF3310 domain-containing protein, translated as MNPSYYQFGDVETIQISEQLTANAGQAVQYIARSCRVDGVVKGNPLEDLRKARWFVDREIGRLGGDDLTSANGGFSEPLSLDDWREFPAGTRFTDNDGDEYLRVEFGAVWAKDSFPASGIEELTEEYAPYTEVLDG; from the coding sequence TTGAACCCGAGCTACTACCAGTTCGGCGACGTCGAGACGATCCAAATCTCCGAGCAGCTGACGGCGAACGCCGGCCAAGCGGTGCAGTACATCGCGCGGTCGTGTCGAGTCGACGGCGTCGTGAAAGGTAATCCGCTCGAAGACCTCCGGAAAGCGAGGTGGTTCGTCGACCGCGAAATTGGTCGTCTCGGCGGCGATGACTTGACATCAGCCAACGGCGGGTTCTCAGAACCGCTATCGCTGGATGATTGGCGGGAGTTCCCGGCAGGGACGAGGTTCACCGACAACGACGGTGACGAGTACCTCCGCGTCGAGTTTGGCGCGGTGTGGGCGAAGGACAGTTTTCCAGCGTCCGGGATCGAAGAACTGACCGAGGAATACGCCCCCTACACCGAGGTTCTGGATGGCTGA
- a CDS encoding pentapeptide repeat-containing protein has product MIEIKTVSGVTIYTASNANDVRTAVVEAASRGANLRGANLRGADLYGADLYGADLYGADLYGADLCGANLRGANLRGADLYGADLYGADLRGANLRGADLCGADLRGADLRGANLYGADLCGANLRGADLYGADLDPLPLAQLSHLPEGTLVGWKKACSAEYPHRSVLVKLEIPADARRSHSTGRKCRADRAVVLGIYDADGKPVTSARSVHDTDFIYNVGKTVTPDNGWGEDRWDECAPGIHFFITKEEAEAY; this is encoded by the coding sequence ATGATCGAGATCAAAACCGTCAGCGGAGTGACGATCTACACCGCGTCGAACGCAAACGACGTCCGTACGGCGGTCGTTGAAGCAGCCAGCCGCGGCGCGAACCTCCGCGGCGCGAACCTCCGCGGCGCGGACCTCTACGGCGCGGACCTCTACGGCGCGGACCTCTACGGCGCGGACCTCTACGGCGCGGACCTCTGCGGCGCGAACCTCCGCGGCGCGAACCTCCGCGGCGCGGACCTCTACGGCGCGGACCTCTACGGCGCGGACCTCCGCGGCGCGAACCTCCGCGGCGCGGACCTCTGCGGCGCGGACCTCCGCGGCGCGGACCTCCGCGGCGCGAACCTCTACGGCGCGGACCTCTGCGGCGCGAACCTCCGCGGCGCGGACCTCTACGGCGCGGACCTCGATCCGCTGCCGCTCGCCCAGCTCTCGCACCTTCCGGAGGGGACGCTGGTCGGGTGGAAGAAGGCTTGTTCCGCCGAGTACCCGCATCGGTCGGTTCTGGTCAAGCTGGAGATTCCCGCCGATGCCCGCCGATCGCATTCGACTGGGCGGAAGTGCCGCGCCGACCGCGCTGTCGTGCTCGGTATCTACGACGCCGACGGCAAACCCGTCACCTCAGCGCGCAGCGTCCACGACACCGATTTCATCTACAACGTGGGGAAGACGGTCACCCCCGACAACGGATGGGGAGAGGACCGATGGGACGAGTGCGCTCCGGGCATCCACTTCTTCATCACCAAAGAGGAAGCGGAGGCTTACTGA